A region of Rhodoferax potami DNA encodes the following proteins:
- the ybiB gene encoding DNA-binding protein YbiB: MAIGNYIKEIGRGKDGARALNRAQAADLLGQVLDGTVTDLEVGAFCLAMRIKGETAIEMAGFLDAVRSRMALLPASDVPVVVIPSYNGARKLPLLTPLLALLLAREGLPVLIHGTATEDKRVFVSEVLAGLGISAQAATKRIANGSVAFVPTGTLLPGLQRLLDVRRVVNLRNPAHSLVKLMNPVDGPALLVSSYTHPEYAVSMADTFALVQANALLIRGTEGEAVADARRTPKMQAFVAGKATDLQAYQAGSLTALPELPTAIDAASTAAYIQSVLNGESPIPAPIAEQVAHILQLHQAL; encoded by the coding sequence ATGGCTATTGGCAACTACATCAAAGAAATCGGTCGCGGCAAAGACGGCGCACGTGCGCTCAACCGAGCGCAGGCGGCCGACCTGCTGGGCCAAGTGCTAGACGGCACCGTCACCGACCTCGAAGTGGGCGCCTTTTGCCTGGCCATGCGCATCAAGGGCGAAACCGCCATTGAGATGGCCGGGTTTCTGGACGCCGTACGCAGCCGCATGGCCCTGCTGCCCGCCAGCGATGTTCCGGTGGTGGTCATTCCCAGCTACAACGGTGCGCGCAAACTGCCGCTGCTGACGCCGCTGCTGGCCCTGTTGCTGGCACGCGAAGGCCTGCCTGTGCTGATCCACGGCACCGCTACCGAGGACAAGCGCGTTTTTGTGTCTGAAGTGCTCGCAGGCCTCGGTATATCTGCGCAAGCAGCTACTAAAAGAATAGCAAATGGCAGTGTGGCCTTTGTACCGACCGGCACCCTGCTACCCGGCCTGCAGCGCCTGCTCGATGTGCGCCGCGTCGTGAACCTGCGCAACCCCGCGCACAGCTTGGTCAAACTGATGAACCCGGTGGACGGCCCGGCTCTCCTGGTGAGCAGCTACACCCACCCCGAATACGCAGTGTCCATGGCGGACACCTTCGCCTTGGTGCAAGCCAACGCCCTGCTGATCCGCGGCACCGAGGGCGAAGCTGTGGCCGACGCCCGCCGCACCCCCAAGATGCAAGCCTTCGTGGCCGGCAAGGCGACCGACCTGCAGGCCTACCAGGCCGGCTCGTTGACTGCGCTGCCGGAGCTGCCCACCGCGATCGATGCGGCCAGCACCGCGGCCTACATACAATCGGTATTGAACGGAGAGAGCCCGATTCCTGCCCCGATTGCAGAGCAAGTGGCGCACATCTTGCAGTTGCACCAAGCACTATGA
- the nirD gene encoding nitrite reductase small subunit NirD gives MTEWTRICTLEDIPVLGSRRVERSTGLDVAVFRNSQDEVFALLDRCPHKGGPLSQGIVFGTSVACPLHNWTIGLCDGQASAPDEGCTPKFSVKLEEGLVYLNAAELQNHGTDLVRPIAGPKPRPTTAA, from the coding sequence ATGACCGAATGGACCCGCATCTGCACCCTCGAAGACATCCCCGTGCTGGGCTCCCGCCGCGTGGAACGCAGCACTGGACTCGATGTCGCCGTCTTCCGCAACAGCCAGGACGAAGTGTTTGCGCTATTGGACCGCTGCCCGCACAAGGGCGGCCCGCTCTCCCAAGGCATTGTGTTCGGCACCAGCGTGGCCTGCCCGCTGCACAACTGGACCATCGGCCTGTGCGACGGCCAGGCCAGCGCGCCTGATGAGGGCTGCACACCCAAATTCAGCGTGAAGCTGGAAGAGGGCTTGGTGTACCTCAATGCAGCCGAGCTTCAGAATCACGGCACCGATTTGGTGCGCCCCATCGCGGGGCCAAAACCACGCCCCACCACCGCAGCCTGA
- a CDS encoding molybdopterin-dependent oxidoreductase, translating into MDLVKETQSTCPYCGVGCGVIIQSTGNQITGVKGDPQHPANFGRLCSKGSTLHLTATAEVTLQTRLLQPLQRLQRLQRGAAPEPVTWDSALHTATTKFAQVIRDHGPDAVGFYVSGQLLTEDYYVFNKLAKGLIGTNNIDTNSRLCMSSAVAGYKKTLGADSPPASYEDLGLASTLFIAGSNAAYAHPILFRRIEDAKAANPALKIVVVDVRRTDTAEAADLFLQIQPGTDVMLFNGMLHLMLWEGWTDAAYIAAHTEGFDSLKALVRDCTPDAVAAVCGIRKAELMEATRLFAQSSATLSLYCMGLNQSSAGTAKNTALINLHLATGQIGKPGAGPFSLTGQPNAMGGREVGGLANLLSAHRDLANPTHRAEVAALWGVPNVPEKPGKTAIEMFQATADGEIKALWIACTNPAQSLPDQATVRRALERAEFVVLQEAFATTATARYADLLLPATTWGEKEGTVTNSERRISRVRAAVAAPGPQDNGSRHDWAIAVDFAQRLESALGRTPALPTLFPYPTPESVWNEHRESTRGRDLDITGMSYAQLEATPLQWPMPEGTTSGKVRLYEDGVFPTPTGRARFVAAPYTPVAEQREARYPFALTTGRLRDQWHGMSRTGTLGRLFGHVREPALHMHPQDMSRRLLAEGDLVHITSKRGSILAPVQASTEVGLSQVFLPMHWGDEFLSGQSNTGERLGGVNALTSPVFCPDSKQPELKHAAVKVLKADMPWGVTALAWLPADLVLARRTKLQALMARFEFASCVLFGNDAALGQAGRTGVMFRAAGSAPPDDALLAQIETLLDLQGPDAVRYADPKRGQRRVVRLQRSTVNATLEGFLLSGDTQARDWMAALLREEQPAQNYGRALLAGGAQAPLPVLSKGKTVCTCFNVSDIAITDTLSRCTGNDAERLGQLQKTLQCGTNCGSCIPQLQRMVKATPMAAVPADA; encoded by the coding sequence ATGGATTTGGTCAAGGAAACCCAAAGCACCTGCCCCTATTGCGGCGTGGGCTGTGGCGTCATCATCCAGAGCACCGGCAACCAGATCACTGGAGTCAAAGGCGATCCACAGCACCCGGCCAACTTCGGGCGGCTGTGCTCCAAGGGCAGCACGCTGCACCTGACGGCGACCGCCGAAGTCACCCTGCAAACCCGCTTGCTGCAACCCCTGCAGCGCCTGCAGCGCCTGCAGCGTGGTGCCGCGCCTGAGCCAGTGACCTGGGACAGCGCGCTGCACACCGCCACCACGAAATTTGCCCAAGTGATCCGCGACCACGGGCCAGACGCTGTGGGCTTTTACGTGAGCGGCCAGTTGCTCACCGAGGACTACTACGTCTTCAACAAGCTGGCCAAAGGGCTGATCGGCACCAACAACATCGACACCAACTCCCGCCTGTGCATGAGCAGCGCGGTGGCTGGCTACAAAAAAACACTGGGTGCCGACTCGCCACCTGCCAGTTACGAAGACCTCGGGCTGGCCAGCACGCTGTTTATCGCTGGCTCGAACGCCGCCTATGCCCACCCCATCCTGTTCCGCCGCATTGAAGACGCCAAGGCCGCCAACCCCGCGCTGAAGATCGTGGTGGTGGACGTGCGTCGCACCGACACCGCCGAGGCTGCAGACCTGTTCCTGCAAATCCAACCCGGCACGGACGTGATGCTGTTCAACGGCATGCTGCACCTCATGCTGTGGGAAGGCTGGACCGACGCGGCCTACATTGCCGCCCACACCGAAGGCTTTGACTCACTCAAGGCGCTGGTGCGCGACTGCACGCCTGATGCGGTCGCCGCCGTCTGCGGCATCCGCAAAGCAGAGCTGATGGAGGCCACGCGCCTGTTTGCGCAGTCCAGCGCCACCCTCAGCTTGTATTGCATGGGCTTGAATCAGTCCAGCGCCGGCACCGCTAAAAACACCGCGCTCATCAACCTGCACTTGGCCACCGGCCAGATCGGCAAGCCGGGCGCCGGCCCTTTCAGCCTGACCGGCCAGCCCAATGCCATGGGCGGGCGCGAAGTGGGTGGCTTGGCCAACCTGCTCTCCGCCCACCGCGACCTGGCCAACCCCACCCACCGCGCCGAGGTGGCTGCACTCTGGGGTGTGCCCAACGTGCCCGAGAAGCCCGGCAAAACCGCGATCGAGATGTTCCAAGCCACGGCCGATGGCGAGATCAAGGCCCTATGGATTGCCTGCACGAACCCGGCCCAGAGCCTGCCCGACCAGGCCACCGTGCGCCGCGCCTTGGAGCGCGCCGAGTTCGTGGTGCTGCAAGAAGCCTTTGCCACCACCGCCACCGCCCGCTACGCCGACCTGCTGCTGCCAGCCACCACTTGGGGCGAGAAGGAAGGCACCGTCACCAACAGCGAGCGCCGCATCTCCCGAGTGCGCGCCGCAGTCGCGGCACCCGGCCCGCAAGACAACGGCTCGCGCCACGACTGGGCGATTGCTGTGGACTTCGCGCAGCGCTTGGAGTCGGCACTGGGCCGCACACCCGCCTTGCCCACCCTGTTCCCCTACCCCACGCCCGAGTCGGTATGGAACGAGCACCGCGAAAGCACCCGGGGCCGGGACCTCGACATCACCGGCATGAGCTACGCGCAGCTGGAAGCAACCCCACTGCAATGGCCCATGCCCGAAGGCACCACCAGCGGCAAAGTGCGCTTGTATGAGGACGGCGTCTTCCCCACGCCCACCGGTCGCGCCCGCTTTGTAGCCGCGCCCTACACCCCGGTGGCAGAGCAACGCGAAGCGCGCTACCCCTTCGCCCTGACCACCGGCCGCCTGCGTGACCAGTGGCACGGCATGAGCCGCACCGGCACCCTGGGCCGCTTGTTCGGCCACGTGCGCGAGCCTGCCTTGCACATGCACCCACAAGACATGTCCCGCCGCCTCTTGGCCGAGGGCGATTTGGTGCACATCACCAGCAAGCGCGGCTCCATCCTCGCGCCGGTGCAGGCCAGCACCGAAGTGGGCTTGAGCCAAGTATTTCTGCCCATGCACTGGGGCGACGAGTTTTTGAGCGGCCAGAGCAACACCGGCGAGCGCTTGGGCGGCGTGAACGCGCTGACCAGCCCCGTGTTTTGCCCTGACTCCAAACAACCCGAGCTCAAACACGCTGCCGTCAAAGTGCTCAAGGCCGACATGCCCTGGGGCGTGACAGCTCTGGCCTGGTTGCCCGCCGACCTAGTGCTGGCCCGCCGCACCAAGCTGCAGGCCTTGATGGCCCGCTTTGAATTCGCCAGCTGCGTATTGTTCGGCAACGATGCCGCACTAGGCCAAGCTGGGCGCACCGGCGTGATGTTCCGCGCGGCAGGCAGCGCTCCGCCGGATGATGCGCTGCTGGCGCAGATCGAGACCCTGTTGGACCTGCAGGGGCCAGACGCCGTACGCTATGCCGACCCCAAGCGCGGCCAGCGCCGTGTGGTGCGGCTACAGCGCAGCACGGTCAACGCCACACTGGAAGGCTTTTTGCTCAGTGGCGATACCCAAGCCCGCGACTGGATGGCGGCCCTGCTGCGCGAAGAGCAACCCGCCCAGAACTACGGCCGCGCCCTATTGGCTGGCGGCGCCCAAGCGCCCCTGCCGGTGCTCAGCAAAGGCAAAACCGTGTGCACCTGCTTCAACGTGAGCGATATCGCCATCACCGACACACTGTCGCGCTGCACCGGCAACGACGCCGAGCGCCTAGGCCAACTGCAAAAAACCCTGCAATGCGGCACCAATTGCGGTTCCTGCATTCCGCAATTGCAGCGCATGGTCAAGGCGACGCCGATGGCGGCAGTGCCGGCTGATGCATAA
- a CDS encoding type IV pili methyl-accepting chemotaxis transducer N-terminal domain-containing protein has product MQRRSLITAAAASALALALPAANAQVADLSDAINKAGRQRMLSQRMGKAWLAMLLSVEKTSAQLVLDKSITLFDRQLLELKAFAPNPEVLATYTKLDSAWSDYKTLLVGKAPTREAAAALLQQDAKVLALAHQGTQQYEAALAKPVGKLVNVAGRQRMLSQRMAKYYLATTLPVDAATAGMELNKARSEFTAAMQLLKSAPEATSRIKDELTLGDAQWVFFDNALQNLQEGAQRPRPMADVYLASENLLTVMDRVTGLYAAIKTS; this is encoded by the coding sequence ATGCAACGCCGAAGCCTGATCACAGCCGCCGCTGCGAGTGCCTTGGCACTCGCCCTGCCCGCCGCAAACGCGCAGGTGGCGGACCTGAGCGACGCCATCAACAAAGCCGGCCGCCAGCGCATGCTGAGCCAGCGCATGGGCAAGGCCTGGCTGGCCATGCTGCTGAGCGTGGAGAAAACCAGCGCCCAGCTGGTGCTGGACAAGTCGATCACCCTGTTCGACCGGCAGCTACTAGAGCTCAAAGCCTTTGCGCCCAACCCCGAGGTGCTGGCCACCTACACCAAGCTCGATAGCGCCTGGAGCGACTACAAAACCCTGTTGGTTGGCAAAGCACCAACCCGCGAGGCCGCGGCCGCCCTGCTGCAGCAAGACGCCAAGGTGCTGGCACTGGCCCACCAGGGCACACAGCAGTACGAGGCGGCACTGGCCAAGCCGGTGGGCAAACTGGTGAACGTCGCAGGGCGCCAGCGCATGCTGAGCCAGCGCATGGCCAAGTACTACCTGGCCACCACCTTGCCGGTGGATGCTGCGACCGCGGGCATGGAGCTCAACAAGGCGCGCAGCGAATTCACCGCAGCGATGCAGCTGCTCAAAAGCGCACCGGAAGCTACCTCGCGCATCAAAGACGAGCTGACCCTCGGCGACGCCCAGTGGGTGTTTTTTGACAACGCCTTGCAGAACCTGCAAGAGGGCGCGCAACGCCCACGCCCGATGGCGGATGTGTACCTGGCCAGCGAAAACCTGCTCACCGTGATGGACCGGGTGACCGGCCTGTATGCGGCCATCAAAACCTCATAA